A window of Chryseobacterium sp. IHB B 17019 genomic DNA:
ATGATCATTCCTGCATAGATTTCCTCACCCGGATCTACGAAGAATTTACCTCTATCCTGTAATTTAGCGATAGAATATTCTGTTGCAGGACCTTGAGTTTTGCTGATCAATACACCATTGTTTCTTCCAGGAATAGCTCCTTTGAAAGGCTTGTATTCTGTGAAACGGTGTGCCATAATAGCTTCACCTGCAGTAGCCGTCAACATTTGAGAACGCAATCCGATCAAACCTCTTGAAGGAATTTCGAATTCCATGTGTTGCATCTCCCCTTTAGTTTCCATAATGTGAAGGTCACCTTTTCTCTGAGTGGCCAAGTCGATAACTCTTGAAGCATATTCTTCAGGAACGTCGACAACTAAAGATTCATAAGGCTCACATTTTTCTCCGTCGATTTCTCTCAAGATAACCTGTGGCTGACCGATAGTCATTTCATACCCTTCTCTTCTCATTGTTTCAATTAAAACTGACAAGTGAAGAATACCTCTACCGAAAACCAGGAACGTGTTTGCATCATCAGTCTGCTCAACTCTTAATGCTAAGTTTTTCTCTAATTCTTTTGTCAATCTCTCTTTCAAGTGATTAGAAGTCACATATTTACCGTCTTTACCGAAGAAAGGTGAATTGTTGATGGAGAACGTCATGTTCAACGTTGGTTCATCAATTGCAGTTCTTGGCAATGGTTCAGGATTTTCAAGATCTACGAAAGAATCACCGATCTGGAAAGCGTCAAAACCTACAACAGCACAGATATCACCTGCTTTTACTTCTGTAACTTTTTTCTTACCTAAGCCTTCGAAAACATAAAGTTCTTTTACTTTTCCTTTTACAATTTTGCCATCAGCCTGAGCAAGACCGATCCATTGAGATTCTTTGATCTCTCCTCTGATTACTTTTCCGATAGCAATTCTCCCTAAGAAAGAAGAATAATCTAAAGAAACGATCTGCATCTGTAAAGTTCCTTCTTCAACTTTCGGTTCAGGAACATATTGTAAAATCCCGTCTAATAATGGAAAAATATCTTCAGTTTGTTCTAATGAAGTATTGAACCATCCTTGTTTTGAAGAACCGTAGAATGTTGGGAAATCCAATTGCTCCTCAGTAGCTTCAAGGTTGAAGAACAGGTCAAATACCTGATCATGAACTTCATCAGGACGACAGTTTGGCTTATCTACTTTATTGATAACCACTAATGGTCTTAGACCTAATTCCAAAGCTTTCTGAAGTACAAATCTTGTTTGTGGCATTGGTCCTTCGAAGGCATCCACCAACAAAATAACCCCGTCTGCCATCTTCAAAACTCTCTCCACTTCCCCACCGAAATCGGCGTGACCAGGTGTATCAATTACATTAATTTTCGTGTCTTTATAAGTAACAGAAATATTCTTGGATAAGATCGTGATCCCTCTTTCTCTTTCAAGATCATTGTTATCCATAATTAATTCCCCACTCTCCTGATTTTCTCTGAAAATATTGGTAGCGTGGATGATCTTGTCAACCAAAGTGGTCTTACCGTGGTCAACGTGTGCGATAATCGCAATATTTCTAATGTTTTGCATATAAGATTTTTACGGGTGCAAAAATAGTGAATTTTAATGAATAATTAAAAAGATTATTTATTATTTAACAATTTCATAATGAGAAATTTAAACAATTGTTATATAAAAACTTTAAAATAAATATGATACGTCAAGTTTTGGCGTTGCTCTATCTTATTTTTGTTTTATTAAAAATTCTTGCAAGGATAATCACAATTATTAATTAAAAAAATTAAAAATGAGTACAGTTGAATTAAATGATCCGTTTACAGGAGAATGGACATGCTTTTTAGAAACAAATTACATTTATGACGGTCGTACCCTTATTGATGACAGTATGTGTGACGAAATTATGTGTATGAAAGTAAATGGTAAATATTATCGAAGAATTCTAGCTGATGATAAAGTAAATGTAAAATGGTTTGGTGCAAAAGGCGATGGTGATATAAATGATAATGGAACAATTCCAAACACAGATAATCAGGCTTTTTTAGATGCTATAACATCACTATCAAAAGTATTTCCTATACATTACATGACCCCAAGTGATGAGCTTCTTAAGAAAAATCCAGTATTTGGAGGCTTTACATTGTACATTCCTAATGGTAAATATTTACTAAGTGATTCTTTAGTATTACCACATTTTACAACATTGTTAGGTGAAAGCAAAAAAGGAGTTGTCATTCATCAAATAGTCAACAGTGAGCACCTGACTCCCAGAGCAAATGTTACCAACATTACTGGAATGGCACCAAATGGTGTAGATGTTCTCATGTCGGAATCTATTGTTATCAAAAATATCACTTTCTCACAAGGTGGGATTATCCTTCAAGGAGCCCATGACTCAATTATTGATGATGTTACAGTTACCAGACTGCTTGGAGACACCACCGACAATTATAATAATAAAACGAGCACAGGTTTAAGTATAAAACTGGCAGTAAATTTGAAAATTTCTAATTTCAAAGTTAGTGGATCTTCAGGAACGGGTATTGTTTACGAAGATTCAGCCGGTAGCGGTCCAAGTACAACCGTTACTTTCAGAAATATCTGGATGAGCCACTGTAAAACAGGAATGTTAATCAATGGTTTATTAACAGAGTCTCATGCAATTCAGACTTCATGGATTCAAAATTCTATTTTTGAATATAATGAAACCGGAGTTGAAATAAAAGGTATTACACAGAATCTCTCTTTTAGAGATATTCATTTTGAACAAAATAAATATTATGCCCTGAAAGCTTCTGAAAGTGCTTCATTCTCATTGGAAAATATTTGGGCAGATGGATGGATAAGTACATTACAGAATAATAATGACTTTTTAATACAATATAATGCCAGTCTTACTTCAAATAATATTGTTCATCTTAAAAATCTTTTTATTAAATCAGGGATTTTAATTCAGGATGATTATGAAGGCCACGTTTATGTAGATGGTTTTATAAACGATCTTAAATATTACGATCAGAATATTAAAATTTATAAAACATTTGATGATATTGGAGATATTAATAAAAGGCCATTCGCTCCCATTGCCGGTTATAATTTTTATAACACATCAGACAGTAAGCCTGAGTTTTTTGACGGCGGATCCTGGAGAGATGCAGATGGCATGAATGCAGATATAAAAAGATCCGGAACTACTTTGGAAAGACCTTCTAGCAACTTAGATACAGGGTTCAGATATTTTGATTCATCCTTAGGAATGCCAATCTTTTGGGAAGGAACAAAATGGGTAAAATCTGACGGAACAAATGCTTAATTAAACTTATAAAACCTCATCAATGATGAGGTTTATTTATTATTAAATGTATTAAATAGTCCTCAATAAAGAAATCAATACAATTTGAGTCAGAACAACCACTCCAAATTTCAGCAGAAATGAAGTCTTTGAAATTTTGTGTCTGAAAATTAACATCCCTAGGATTGCGCCTATTGTTCCGCCCAAAAAAGAAACCAGCAACAAGGTATTTTCCGGAATTCTTCGCTGATGTTTTATTGACCGCCTTTTGTCCAGGCCGAAAATGATGAAGCTGAGTAGGTTGATTATAGTTACTATTAGATAAAGCATCGGAGCAAATTTAAATAAAAAAAGCTGCCTTAAAAAAAGACAGCTCAAGATTTATATCTAACAATAATTATTTTTTAGCTTTTACATCAACAGCAATTTCGATGTCTTTACTGATCATCCATTCTGCAGGATCTGCTTCGGAAGTACCGAATTTGATTCCCCAGTCTGCTCTGTTTACTGTAAATTTCGCTTGAATAGAAGCTGAATTATCTACTACATCTACTTTAGCAGGGAAAGTTACATTCATCGTTTTTCCGGATAATGTAAGGTTTCCGCTTACTGTTTTGTTAGCTCCTGCTACTGCATCTTTAGGTGCTTCCTTAAGATCTGTAACACTTGTAATTTTAAACTCTGATGTTGGGTTTTTAGCCGTATCAAAGAAATCAGGATTCTTTAAGTGAGCATCCAAATCTTCAGGTTTTTTATCTTTTTCCGTTACTGAAGCTGGGTTTGTTTTGATGGAATTCATATCCATAATGAAGTTACCAGCAGAAAGTTGTCCACCATCCACGCTAAGCTCACCGGATTTTACGCTGATTGTTCCCCAACGAGGCGCCATACCTCCCTTGTGATATGCTTTCCAGTTTACCACAGAAGCTTGTGTATCAACAGCCAATACCTGTCCTTTGCTTTCCGCTACTGTCTGTTCTGTAGTTGTTGCAGCCGTATCTGCAGATTTTTCTTTGTTACAAGATGCAGCTAAAAGACCCACACCAACTAATGCAATTACACTTAGTTTTTTCATAATTTGTTAATTGTTTAAAAAGTTTATTTTTTATTAAATTAAAGGAACTTTAAATCCTTAATTCCAATTTGTCAAAAATAGAAAACCTCATTCTATTCTCACCTTATCATACATCAAGAAAATAATTTTTTTTAATCCAGATCCCAAATATAGTAAATACAAATCATTTAAAACCAAAATCAAAAATGCCTATTTTAGCCATTTAAAATTTAGAATGAACGTTACAAGCTATATAAAACAGACACTCGATATATCAGAAAAAAGTATTAATGCTACTCTTCAGCTATTAGCTGAGGACTGTACAATTCCTTTTATTTCCCGGTATAGAAAAGACAAAACGGGAAATCTTGATGAAACTCAAATCGAACAAATTGCAAAGATCAATAAGCAGTTTGAGGAAATTTTAAAGAGAAAAGAGACCATTTTAAAATCTGTTGAAGAGCAGAATGCCTTGACTCCCGAGTTCAGGCAAAGAATAGACGAAAGCTTCGATATTCAGGAGCTTGAAGACTTGTATTTACCTTTCAAAAAGAGAAAGAAAACGAAAGCTGATGCCGCCAAAGAAAAAGGATTGGAACCTTTAGCTAAAATTATTATGAGTCAGAAAAGTAATGATGTTCATTTTTTGGCTTCAAAATATATTAATGATCAAGTTTCATCTGAAGAAGAAGCTTTGCAGGGTGCAAGAGATATTATGGCCGAATGGATCAATGAAAATATGTATGTCAGAAAAAATCTTCGCCGGCTTTTCCAACGGAAAGCGGTTGTAACGTCCAAAGTTGTCAAGGCAAAAAAAGATGAAGAAGATGCCCAAAAATTCTCACAATATTTTGAGTGGGAAGAAAGTCTCAACAGAACACCCTCTCACCGACTTCTGGCAATGTTAAGGGCAGAATCCGAAGGCTTTGTGAAAACCAATATCTCAATTGATAAAGATGAAGCCATAGATTTTATAGAAAATGCAGTTATTAAGTCAAACAACGAAACAGCGGAACAAATTTCGTTAGCTATAAAAGACAGCTACAAAAGATTACTGGAACCCGCCATTTCAAATGAAACTTTACAGGAAGCCAAAGAGAAAGCCGACAAAAAAGCCATTGAGATTTTTTCTGAAAATTTAACCCAGCTTTTACTGGCTCCGCCATTGGGAGAAAAAAGGATTCTGGCGATAGATCCGGGATACAGAAGTGGTTGTAAAATCGTTTGCCTCGATGAAAAAGGAGATCTGCTGCACAATGAAACGATTTATCCCCACGCTCCCCAAAATGAGTCCGGAATGGCAATGAAAAAGATCCGTTCTATGGTAAACGCTTATAATATTGAAGCAATATCAATTGGAAACGGTACCGCAAGCCGTGAAACCGAGTTTTTCATTAAAAAAATTGCGTTTGACAAGCCGCTTCAGGTTTTTGTAGTTTCGGAGGCCGGAGCTTCGGTCTATTCCGCGAGTAAAATTGCGAGAGATGAATTTCCAAAGTATGACGTGACCGTTCGTGGAGCCGTTTCCATCGGAAGAAGATTATCCGATCCTTTGGCAGAATTGGTGAAAATTGACCCCAAATCCATCGGAGTAGGACAATATCAGCACGATGTAGACCAGACTCAGCTTAAAAATGAACTGGATTCTACGGTCATGAAGTGTGTAAATTCTGTTGGAATTAATTTAAATACAGCAAGTAAATCCCTTTTAAGCTATGTCTCAGGAATTGGTGAAAAAATGGCCGAAAACATTGTGAATTACCGAGCTGAAAACGGTGCTTTTGAAGACAGGAAGCAACTGAAAAAAGTTCCGAGATTAGGTGAAAAAGCTTTCCAGCAAGCGGCTGCGTTTGTGAGAATTAATAATGCTAAAAACCCTTTGGACAACTCTGCTGTGCATCCCGAAGCGTATGGAATTGTTGAAAAAATGGCGAAAGATCTAGGCATTAAAACCAATGAATTAATCGCCAATAAAGAAAAAATTTCTCAAATAAGCCCTGAAAAATATATTACCGGGGATATCGGAATTTTAGGAATTAAAGATATTTTAAAAGAACTTGAAAAACCGGGATTAGACCCAAGAAAGGCAGCAAAAATATTTGAATTTGATCCTAAAGTAAAAAAGATCACCGATTTAAAAACCGGAATGGTTCTGCCAGGAATTGTGAATAATATTACGGCTTTCGGATGTTTCGTGGATCTGGGAATTAAAGAAAGCGGACTGGTTCATATTTCTCAATTAAAAGAAGGTTTTGTCTCCGATGTGAATGAGGTTGTGAAGCTTCACCAGCATGTTCAGGTAAAAGTAACGGAAATTGATGAAGCGAGAAAAAGAATTCAACTGAGTATGATTTTGTAATATAATAAAAACTCCCTGCCGATTTGACAGGGAGTATATAAAGACTATTTTTTAACAGACTTCCTGCTTATTGCTGACCTGGAGAATTCTGTATATTCTTATAATTATTTCTTAAAAATCTTAATGGTTTAGAATTATCTATAAATCTAAAGTCAATATACTGGGCATTCAAGACAGTATTATTCTCTATTTCGTATGTAATCTGCCCATCTCCGCCTTCTACAAAAACGCCCCACCTCATAAAGCCATTATCAGATGTGATTTTATTGTGTTTTACCGCGATCTCTGTATTGTTTGTTTCTGTAATTATAATACCAGTTAACAATCCTTCATTTCCGATATTTTTCATTCCTGGATTTTCAATATTATTAAAACTTATATTCAATAAATCATTACCCGATTCAATAAAAATCCCATTTTCTTTTGTAGAACGAATGTTATTATGCGAGATGTTAGCACTTTTAGTATGAGAAATATAAATACCCGAATATTCAATATCATTAAGAATATTATTTGTAACTACTGCTCCGTCTATGTTTCTCAAATTAATACCGTGTTGCCCAGCATTCTTCACTACATTTCCCATTACTACAAGATTTTTTGTCGTAAGGATACCTGTTGTAGTATTAATAATCAAAATCCCATCTCCGCCAGCAGCTGTATTGTCGATTATATTGTTTGAAATCAATACATTTTTGCAGACATAGCTAATTGTATCAGAACCATCTCGATTCTGCAGTTTAATTCCAACCTTTTTAGTATTTCTTATCCTATTCTCAGAAACAGTAAGATTTGATATTCCTGCGTCCAAATACATACCGTGTTCTAGAATTGTGTTTTCAATATCATTATTGATAATAGACACAAATTCGGATTCTTCTGCAATAATAATACCTTGAGAAGAATTCATAAAATTATTTTTAAAGATCGTGATATTCTTTCCTCCAATTGTAATTCCTGTATTGTCTTTTCTTCCTGTGACGCTCTCACTGGTGTTTTCTGCCCAAGTACTGTCGAAAGAATTCCTAACCGTGTTGAATTTGAAGATTACATTGTCAACTTCTCTTAAACCGGAAACTGCAGAATAGGTAAAGTTTTTAAAAGTATTATTTTCAATAGTAAGATCATGTACGCCATAACACAGAATTCCTACAGCTTTAGAACTTGATGTAGGACTATAATTAGTTCCGAGTCCTTCAAGACCAAACCCCATGATGGAAATATTTTCTTTATATTCACAATTGAAAATTGGCTTTTCAACTGCCGTCTGTTTTATTTTACATCCTTTTGATAACAATTTTTGGTTGCTTTGTACCAATAGCTGATCGTTAATCTGTAAAGACATTTTATCAAAAAAAGTATCATACCCCAGAGCCAATGCTGTTTGCAATCGTGTGGTAACTTCAGCAACAGTCAGAGAATCTGTAATTCCCCACCATAGAATATTGACATATCCTGTCCATTGACGTTTGTAAAAATCACTTCCTTTTTTTCTGTAAACTGCACCATCTCCATTTCCGGTAGCAGGAATACCGACCGTTGTTTTTTTATAAATTACAGTTTCATATGTGTAACTGTCTACAAGCTGTACTACATCATCATTTGGATAAGTGCTTCCTGATTGGAAAAAATCGTTTGTGTAAATCATAATTTTTGTTTTAAGTTAATTGAAGAAAACCTTTTCAGTTATCTATTAAAGCAAAAATAACAGACCACAACGCCAAAACTTGACGTATCTTTTTTTTTAAAAATAAAAAAGCACTCAATAATGAATGCTTTAGTGTCAAACAAAATAGCCGGCTTTACGACCGGCTATTTGTTATTTTTTAGATTCTTCAACGGAAACTTTTCTGAAATCCTTGAACAGTTTGCTAAGTTCTAAAGCTGCTTTACGAGCTCTTGTTCCAGCTGCTTTGTTTCCTTTTTCTGCCTGTTGGTTTGCTTCAGTAGTGAAAGCTTCAAATTCTGCGTTGATTTTTTCGATTAGTTCTTTCATTATTTTTTAAATTTAGGCTGCAAATATAAGTTTTATGGTGCATTTTGCAATAGTTACACCAAAAAAAATTAACAAATAGCAAAGAAATTATAATTTATGAACGAAAATTAACAGAAAAACAGAGTGGATGTCCCTCATAATCGTTGATTAACCTAAGATTTATATTCTGGTTTTTATTTATTTTTTAATTAAAAAAAAATTACTTTTCTTCAAAAAAAATAGTTGAAAATATTTATTTTTTTATTGTTATTTCAAAAAAAAATTTCGAATTACCTCACATAACTAAAACAAAATCAATATATTACAAACAATAAGACACTTATCAAAATTTGTTAGTTGATAAAAAAGCTATATTTTTGTTCATCTATAACACAAAAACGTAACAATGATGAAACAAAAAAATCTGACTATTAAAGACTAATTTCCAGCTTTCCTAAGAATTACAATAATTATCTACACTTAATCTTTATTATACAGAGCTTAATATCCTTTATTCGGTTGTTAAGTCTCAATTATTATTAAAATATTTATATGTATAAAAATTTTTCAGAATTAAAGAAAAATATAACCCGCCATTCTCAAAATTCAACGCTTAAAAAAATAAAGATCGCTCTGTTGGGAGATACTGCAACACAGTTTTTAAATGTAGCCCTGAAAGGAACTGCCATTAATGAAGGCTTTGAGTTTGAAATTTTTGAAGCCGATTTTGGACAGATTTCTCGTCAGATTTTTGATCCGGCTTCAGAATATTATGATTTTAATGCTGATTTTACCATTGTTTTTGAATCATCCCATAAGTTATTAAATCAATACTATAAATCATACGATCCTCATGTAAAATTTGCGGAGGATAAAATCAATCATATTGAAAAATTGTATGAAACCATCCAAAGCAGATCAAAAAGCAGAGTTATTTACTGCAATTTCCCGATAATTGATAATCAGATATTTGGCAATTTCTCCAATAAAGTAGAGTCTTCATTTGTTTTTCAGCAAAATAAGCTTAACCATTTGTTAAATGACCAACTAGCGATTAAAAAAGATAACTTTTTTGTTGTTGATCTGTCATCCATTCAGAATAAATATGGGAGAGATTTTATGTTTTCCCCAAATATTTATGTGAATACTGAGATGGTTTTATCGCTCAACGTATTGCCTATTGTTTCTCATTATATAGTGGGGATTATCTCTTCTCTTGAAGGTAAATTCAAGAAATGCCTGATCCTTGATCTTGATAATACAACCTGGGGCGGAATCATTGGCGATGACGGACTTGAAAAAATTCAGATCGGGAGCTTAGGAATCGGGAAAGCTTTTTCTGAGTTTCAATATTGGATAAAAACGCTTCAAAAAAGAGGAATTATCCTGGCGGTCTGCAGTAAAAATGACGAAGATAAAGCAAAAGAGCCGTTCGAGAAGCATCCGGATATGGTAATAAAACTTGATGATATTTCCGTTTTTGTGGCGAATTGGGAAAATAAAGCTGACAATATCAGAAAAATTCAACATATTTTAAATATAGGTTTTGATTCAATGGTATTTTTGGATGACAACCCTTTTGAAAGAAACCTGGTAAGGGAAAATCTGCCTGAAGTTTGTGTTCCCGAACTACCTGAAGACCCTGCTGAATATCTGGAATATTTATATAGCTTAAACCTTTTTGAAACAGCGAGCTTTTCAGAAAATGATGCCGAAAGAACGAAACAATACCAAATAGAGGCAGAAAGGGCAACCGCTTTACAAAATTTTACCAATGTGGAAGATTTCTTACAAAGCATGAATATGGTTTCTGATGTTCAGCCTTTTAACAATTTTTCCAAACCGAGGGTTTCTCAATTGACGCAGCGTTCTAACCAGTTTAATTTGAGAACCGTACGGTACACCGAACAGGAAATTGATGATCTCATACATTCTAAAAACCATTTTACGCTTTCTTTTACTTTGGAAGATAAATATGGTGACAACGGGCTGATCTGTGTTATTATTCTGGAGAAAAAAAATGCTGAAACACTTTTCATCAATA
This region includes:
- a CDS encoding histone H1 → MKELIEKINAEFEAFTTEANQQAEKGNKAAGTRARKAALELSKLFKDFRKVSVEESKK
- the typA gene encoding translational GTPase TypA, coding for MQNIRNIAIIAHVDHGKTTLVDKIIHATNIFRENQESGELIMDNNDLERERGITILSKNISVTYKDTKINVIDTPGHADFGGEVERVLKMADGVILLVDAFEGPMPQTRFVLQKALELGLRPLVVINKVDKPNCRPDEVHDQVFDLFFNLEATEEQLDFPTFYGSSKQGWFNTSLEQTEDIFPLLDGILQYVPEPKVEEGTLQMQIVSLDYSSFLGRIAIGKVIRGEIKESQWIGLAQADGKIVKGKVKELYVFEGLGKKKVTEVKAGDICAVVGFDAFQIGDSFVDLENPEPLPRTAIDEPTLNMTFSINNSPFFGKDGKYVTSNHLKERLTKELEKNLALRVEQTDDANTFLVFGRGILHLSVLIETMRREGYEMTIGQPQVILREIDGEKCEPYESLVVDVPEEYASRVIDLATQRKGDLHIMETKGEMQHMEFEIPSRGLIGLRSQMLTATAGEAIMAHRFTEYKPFKGAIPGRNNGVLISKTQGPATEYSIAKLQDRGKFFVDPGEEIYAGMIIGEQNKPGDLVVNIVEAKQLNNMRASGKDKDTGVAPKILFSLEECMEYIQSDEAIEVTPNFIRMRKKLLSEEERKRVERGAKA
- a CDS encoding glycosyl hydrolase family 28-related protein; translated protein: MSTVELNDPFTGEWTCFLETNYIYDGRTLIDDSMCDEIMCMKVNGKYYRRILADDKVNVKWFGAKGDGDINDNGTIPNTDNQAFLDAITSLSKVFPIHYMTPSDELLKKNPVFGGFTLYIPNGKYLLSDSLVLPHFTTLLGESKKGVVIHQIVNSEHLTPRANVTNITGMAPNGVDVLMSESIVIKNITFSQGGIILQGAHDSIIDDVTVTRLLGDTTDNYNNKTSTGLSIKLAVNLKISNFKVSGSSGTGIVYEDSAGSGPSTTVTFRNIWMSHCKTGMLINGLLTESHAIQTSWIQNSIFEYNETGVEIKGITQNLSFRDIHFEQNKYYALKASESASFSLENIWADGWISTLQNNNDFLIQYNASLTSNNIVHLKNLFIKSGILIQDDYEGHVYVDGFINDLKYYDQNIKIYKTFDDIGDINKRPFAPIAGYNFYNTSDSKPEFFDGGSWRDADGMNADIKRSGTTLERPSSNLDTGFRYFDSSLGMPIFWEGTKWVKSDGTNA
- a CDS encoding YceI family protein, with protein sequence MKKLSVIALVGVGLLAASCNKEKSADTAATTTEQTVAESKGQVLAVDTQASVVNWKAYHKGGMAPRWGTISVKSGELSVDGGQLSAGNFIMDMNSIKTNPASVTEKDKKPEDLDAHLKNPDFFDTAKNPTSEFKITSVTDLKEAPKDAVAGANKTVSGNLTLSGKTMNVTFPAKVDVVDNSASIQAKFTVNRADWGIKFGTSEADPAEWMISKDIEIAVDVKAKK
- a CDS encoding right-handed parallel beta-helix repeat-containing protein — translated: MIYTNDFFQSGSTYPNDDVVQLVDSYTYETVIYKKTTVGIPATGNGDGAVYRKKGSDFYKRQWTGYVNILWWGITDSLTVAEVTTRLQTALALGYDTFFDKMSLQINDQLLVQSNQKLLSKGCKIKQTAVEKPIFNCEYKENISIMGFGLEGLGTNYSPTSSSKAVGILCYGVHDLTIENNTFKNFTYSAVSGLREVDNVIFKFNTVRNSFDSTWAENTSESVTGRKDNTGITIGGKNITIFKNNFMNSSQGIIIAEESEFVSIINNDIENTILEHGMYLDAGISNLTVSENRIRNTKKVGIKLQNRDGSDTISYVCKNVLISNNIIDNTAAGGDGILIINTTTGILTTKNLVVMGNVVKNAGQHGINLRNIDGAVVTNNILNDIEYSGIYISHTKSANISHNNIRSTKENGIFIESGNDLLNISFNNIENPGMKNIGNEGLLTGIIITETNNTEIAVKHNKITSDNGFMRWGVFVEGGDGQITYEIENNTVLNAQYIDFRFIDNSKPLRFLRNNYKNIQNSPGQQ
- a CDS encoding DUF1294 domain-containing protein; the protein is MLYLIVTIINLLSFIIFGLDKRRSIKHQRRIPENTLLLVSFLGGTIGAILGMLIFRHKISKTSFLLKFGVVVLTQIVLISLLRTI
- a CDS encoding HAD-IIIC family phosphatase, translating into MYKNFSELKKNITRHSQNSTLKKIKIALLGDTATQFLNVALKGTAINEGFEFEIFEADFGQISRQIFDPASEYYDFNADFTIVFESSHKLLNQYYKSYDPHVKFAEDKINHIEKLYETIQSRSKSRVIYCNFPIIDNQIFGNFSNKVESSFVFQQNKLNHLLNDQLAIKKDNFFVVDLSSIQNKYGRDFMFSPNIYVNTEMVLSLNVLPIVSHYIVGIISSLEGKFKKCLILDLDNTTWGGIIGDDGLEKIQIGSLGIGKAFSEFQYWIKTLQKRGIILAVCSKNDEDKAKEPFEKHPDMVIKLDDISVFVANWENKADNIRKIQHILNIGFDSMVFLDDNPFERNLVRENLPEVCVPELPEDPAEYLEYLYSLNLFETASFSENDAERTKQYQIEAERATALQNFTNVEDFLQSMNMVSDVQPFNNFSKPRVSQLTQRSNQFNLRTVRYTEQEIDDLIHSKNHFTLSFTLEDKYGDNGLICVIILEKKNAETLFINTWLMSCRVLKRGMEDFTLNKIVETAKNNGYQYIIGEYIPTAKNQMVENHYKRLGFAPHEGRWILNVSEYQPKEIYITNKN
- a CDS encoding Tex family protein, with product MNVTSYIKQTLDISEKSINATLQLLAEDCTIPFISRYRKDKTGNLDETQIEQIAKINKQFEEILKRKETILKSVEEQNALTPEFRQRIDESFDIQELEDLYLPFKKRKKTKADAAKEKGLEPLAKIIMSQKSNDVHFLASKYINDQVSSEEEALQGARDIMAEWINENMYVRKNLRRLFQRKAVVTSKVVKAKKDEEDAQKFSQYFEWEESLNRTPSHRLLAMLRAESEGFVKTNISIDKDEAIDFIENAVIKSNNETAEQISLAIKDSYKRLLEPAISNETLQEAKEKADKKAIEIFSENLTQLLLAPPLGEKRILAIDPGYRSGCKIVCLDEKGDLLHNETIYPHAPQNESGMAMKKIRSMVNAYNIEAISIGNGTASRETEFFIKKIAFDKPLQVFVVSEAGASVYSASKIARDEFPKYDVTVRGAVSIGRRLSDPLAELVKIDPKSIGVGQYQHDVDQTQLKNELDSTVMKCVNSVGINLNTASKSLLSYVSGIGEKMAENIVNYRAENGAFEDRKQLKKVPRLGEKAFQQAAAFVRINNAKNPLDNSAVHPEAYGIVEKMAKDLGIKTNELIANKEKISQISPEKYITGDIGILGIKDILKELEKPGLDPRKAAKIFEFDPKVKKITDLKTGMVLPGIVNNITAFGCFVDLGIKESGLVHISQLKEGFVSDVNEVVKLHQHVQVKVTEIDEARKRIQLSMIL